One genomic segment of Arcobacter porcinus includes these proteins:
- the ubiE gene encoding bifunctional demethylmenaquinone methyltransferase/2-methoxy-6-polyprenyl-1,4-benzoquinol methylase UbiE, protein MEKQEKIVSMFNNIAPTYDKANRVMSMGIDKSWRDKACNKTFEIYNKKTIEKIVDVACGTGDMILFWKQNAKKKDITLENIVGIDPSVGMMEVGKTKLPEVEFIEAFATKMPLENDSADILSISYGIRNVVQRQEAFYEFARVLKKDGLVVISEFTKNKKKSFLDKLTAFYMDNILPIIGGIISKNKEAYRYLPDSIDEFLTTENLCKELEIAGFEIVYTKAFSMKISTLIIAKKI, encoded by the coding sequence TTGGAAAAACAAGAAAAAATAGTATCAATGTTTAATAACATTGCTCCAACTTATGATAAAGCAAATAGAGTAATGTCAATGGGAATAGACAAAAGTTGGAGAGATAAAGCTTGTAATAAAACTTTTGAAATTTATAATAAAAAAACTATAGAAAAAATAGTTGATGTTGCTTGTGGAACTGGAGATATGATTCTGTTTTGGAAACAAAATGCAAAGAAGAAAGATATTACTTTAGAAAATATTGTAGGAATAGATCCAAGTGTAGGAATGATGGAAGTTGGAAAAACAAAACTTCCAGAAGTTGAATTTATAGAAGCATTTGCTACAAAAATGCCACTTGAAAATGATAGTGCAGATATTTTATCAATCTCATATGGAATTAGAAATGTTGTTCAAAGACAAGAGGCTTTTTATGAGTTTGCAAGAGTCTTAAAAAAAGATGGATTAGTTGTAATTAGTGAATTTACTAAAAACAAGAAAAAATCTTTTTTGGATAAATTAACAGCATTTTATATGGATAATATTTTACCAATAATTGGTGGAATAATTTCGAAAAACAAAGAAGCTTATAGATATTTACCAGATTCTATTGATGAGTTTTTAACTACTGAAAATCTATGTAAAGAGTTAGAAATAGCTGGTTTTGAAATAGTTTATACAAAAGCTTTCTCTATGAAAATCTCAACATTGATAATTGCAAAAAAAATCTAA
- a CDS encoding tetrahydromethanopterin S-methyltransferase subunit B, whose translation MSEMSFKQAKELVERMEFSEISIKKSIDHLEKASNDFEISLKVQEEILNRIPYMDKKLTIMKVAVAINIGVIIGIFIGKYLL comes from the coding sequence ATGAGTGAAATGAGCTTTAAACAGGCTAAAGAGCTTGTTGAAAGAATGGAATTTAGTGAAATCTCAATCAAGAAGTCTATTGACCATTTAGAAAAAGCTTCAAATGATTTTGAAATAAGTTTAAAAGTTCAAGAAGAGATTTTAAATAGAATTCCATATATGGATAAAAAACTTACTATTATGAAAGTTGCAGTTGCAATTAATATTGGAGTTATTATAGGTATTTTTATAGGAAAATATCTTTTATAA
- a CDS encoding TIGR00282 family metallophosphoesterase → MRIGFIGDIVGRPGRKIIKESLKSIKEEYKIDFIIANAENASHGFGLTVESYKELINSGIDLITGGNHSFDKKKDLNVLLENGNVLRPHNYPKGVIGTGLKICDVKIDENIEKLAVLNLMGQFSMPIVDNPFNLASEVIKELEEQNIKNIFIDFHGEATSEKRVMLMMFKNRVSAICGTHTHVGTDDLQIFENTAYLTDIGLTGCFDNVIGMDKEAPIKRATTGINSHFEVPNSCKSILQLMIVDIEDGKAKSSFKLKKFCNHSEIYKSEAIVI, encoded by the coding sequence TTGAGAATAGGATTTATAGGAGATATTGTAGGTCGTCCTGGAAGAAAAATAATTAAAGAGAGTTTAAAAAGTATAAAAGAAGAGTATAAAATAGATTTTATAATTGCAAATGCTGAAAATGCAAGTCACGGTTTTGGACTTACAGTTGAAAGCTATAAAGAGCTTATAAATAGTGGAATAGATTTAATAACAGGTGGAAATCATAGTTTTGATAAGAAAAAAGATCTCAATGTACTTTTAGAGAATGGAAATGTTTTAAGACCACATAACTATCCAAAAGGTGTTATTGGAACAGGACTTAAAATTTGTGATGTGAAAATAGATGAAAATATAGAAAAACTTGCTGTTTTAAATCTTATGGGACAATTTTCAATGCCAATTGTTGATAATCCATTTAATCTTGCAAGTGAAGTTATAAAAGAGTTAGAAGAGCAAAATATAAAAAATATATTTATAGATTTTCATGGAGAAGCAACAAGTGAAAAAAGAGTTATGCTTATGATGTTTAAAAATAGAGTAAGTGCTATTTGTGGAACTCACACTCATGTTGGAACAGATGATTTACAAATATTTGAAAACACTGCATATCTAACAGATATAGGACTTACAGGTTGTTTTGACAATGTAATAGGAATGGATAAAGAAGCACCAATTAAAAGAGCAACAACGGGAATAAATAGTCATTTTGAAGTTCCAAACTCTTGTAAAAGTATTTTACAGCTTATGATTGTTGATATAGAAGATGGAAAAGCAAAGAGTAGTTTTAAGCTTAAAAAGTTTTGTAATCATAGTGAAATTTACAAGAGTGAAGCAATAGTTATTTAA
- a CDS encoding PAS domain-containing sensor histidine kinase, translating into MRPLFYIKIFLTFILFFILLLSYTFYSFNGKNSFYKTNNSEQRVETTIEEQEFILLNFISTYEEKLNMLEIVFRNYLSDEVLKIFIENTILQEKEILEIRSLCFDSKDRFVFDNVNKEFKRLKTNYTKDYYKNLRTLKKHEKYSFLDSKDKSIINIAIRGEHEFFILKIDTKVFLEKRSKTYFTNSKILTQTEYENGEYKDFNIKKIYINSNEYFVILVRDQNNILKEFYLENIFTISLVSIFLSFLFASIATLIIAKENKKIEKENQELDITNQKNNIRLDKSSEIMDRYILYLRVDNQGIINDVSSAFSDFLGFSRSELLGQKYQFIVKSNLKRVVNTIIAKSSKNKPIKLKRIKGVKKDGEIFFLDVFVEVTTIKNKRYFNIICQDNTNKLKIEELYNNLNNQVELYNSIFENVQSGIAILDAEYNIVKVNRQLELFLGYKENELYKSQILNLIEKDSKSGLAKLFIELKELINISKIEKIFIRKDGQQIHLELSLKLLREKNQIIFIVNSLEDKRELQELNLNLEARIEEELEKSKAKDKIHLEEQIKSARLSYIGAMAAGITHEINTPLTYVKGNLELMQYDLNDLEESESKQRMLLDSKKMKDGINRIANIVESMREVTHSKTANKEKINVCQTIVTSLTMAHNRAKHIGKIYLNNRLLNFDEDLIIKNPIYIFGQKQKLEQVWIIIINNALDELEKIAEYENRWLKIEVTSTEDNINIKFKDNAGGIPKEAMKKLFEPFNSQKEKGGMGIGLSIAKNIIEENGGSIDGYNDEFGAIFEVNLEKYKENN; encoded by the coding sequence ATGCGACCTCTGTTTTATATAAAAATATTTTTAACTTTTATTCTATTCTTTATACTTTTACTATCTTATACTTTCTACTCTTTTAATGGAAAAAATAGTTTTTATAAAACAAATAACAGTGAACAAAGAGTTGAAACAACAATTGAAGAACAAGAGTTTATACTTTTAAATTTTATATCTACATATGAAGAAAAATTAAATATGTTAGAAATAGTATTTAGAAATTATCTCTCAGATGAAGTTTTAAAAATATTTATAGAAAACACTATTCTTCAAGAAAAAGAAATTTTGGAGATTAGATCTTTATGTTTTGATTCAAAAGATAGATTTGTTTTTGATAATGTAAATAAAGAGTTTAAAAGATTAAAAACAAACTATACAAAAGATTATTATAAAAATTTGAGAACTCTTAAAAAACATGAAAAATACTCTTTTTTAGACTCAAAAGATAAGAGTATTATAAATATAGCTATAAGAGGGGAGCATGAGTTTTTTATCCTCAAAATAGATACTAAAGTTTTTTTAGAAAAGAGATCAAAAACATATTTCACAAATAGTAAAATTTTAACTCAAACAGAGTACGAAAATGGTGAATATAAAGATTTTAATATTAAAAAAATATATATAAACAGTAATGAATATTTTGTGATTTTAGTAAGAGATCAAAATAATATATTAAAAGAGTTTTATCTTGAAAATATTTTTACTATAAGCTTAGTTAGTATATTTTTATCATTTTTATTTGCAAGTATTGCAACACTAATTATTGCAAAAGAGAATAAAAAGATAGAAAAAGAGAATCAAGAATTAGATATAACAAACCAAAAAAACAATATAAGATTAGATAAAAGTTCTGAGATTATGGATAGATATATATTATATTTAAGAGTTGATAATCAAGGAATTATAAATGATGTAAGTAGTGCTTTTTCAGATTTCTTAGGTTTTTCAAGAAGTGAGTTGTTAGGGCAAAAATATCAATTTATAGTAAAAAGTAATTTAAAAAGAGTTGTAAATACAATTATCGCAAAGAGCTCAAAAAATAAACCAATAAAGCTTAAAAGAATAAAAGGTGTTAAAAAAGATGGAGAAATTTTCTTTTTAGATGTTTTTGTTGAAGTTACAACTATTAAGAATAAGAGATATTTTAATATTATTTGTCAAGATAATACAAATAAATTAAAGATTGAAGAGCTTTATAATAATTTAAATAATCAAGTTGAACTATATAATAGTATTTTTGAAAATGTTCAAAGTGGAATAGCTATTTTAGATGCTGAATATAATATAGTAAAAGTAAATAGACAATTAGAACTATTTTTAGGATATAAAGAGAATGAACTTTATAAATCACAAATTCTTAATCTAATAGAAAAAGATTCTAAAAGTGGCTTAGCAAAACTATTTATTGAATTAAAAGAATTAATAAATATATCAAAAATTGAGAAAATATTTATAAGAAAAGATGGACAACAGATCCATTTAGAGCTTAGTTTAAAACTTCTAAGAGAGAAAAATCAGATAATCTTTATTGTAAATTCACTTGAAGATAAAAGGGAACTTCAAGAGCTAAATCTTAATTTAGAAGCTAGAATAGAAGAAGAGTTAGAAAAAAGTAAAGCAAAAGATAAAATACATTTAGAAGAGCAGATAAAAAGTGCAAGATTAAGTTATATAGGTGCAATGGCAGCTGGAATTACACACGAAATAAACACTCCACTTACTTATGTAAAAGGTAATTTAGAACTTATGCAGTATGATTTAAATGATTTAGAAGAGAGTGAAAGTAAACAAAGAATGCTTCTTGATAGCAAAAAAATGAAAGATGGAATAAATAGAATTGCAAATATTGTTGAAAGTATGAGAGAAGTTACTCATTCAAAAACAGCAAATAAAGAGAAGATAAATGTTTGCCAAACTATTGTAACTTCTTTAACAATGGCACATAATAGAGCAAAACATATAGGAAAAATATATTTAAATAATAGATTATTAAATTTTGACGAAGATTTGATAATTAAAAATCCAATATATATTTTTGGACAAAAACAAAAGCTTGAACAAGTTTGGATTATTATAATAAATAATGCTCTTGATGAGTTAGAAAAAATAGCTGAATATGAAAACAGATGGCTGAAAATAGAAGTAACTAGCACAGAAGATAATATAAATATTAAGTTTAAAGATAATGCTGGTGGAATTCCAAAAGAGGCTATGAAGAAGCTTTTTGAACCTTTTAATAGCCAAAAAGAAAAAGGTGGAATGGGTATAGGATTATCTATTGCAAAGAACATTATTGAAGAAAATGGTGGAAGTATTGATGGATATAATGATGAATTTGGTGCAATATTTGAAGTAAATTTAGAAAAGTATAAGGAAAATAATTGA
- a CDS encoding PAS domain S-box protein — protein sequence MKKIKYLILFFLAFITFVFFFNYLKNSDFEKINEQTKLRALKEFKVVEKELADTAEFIYFTELIKSKELLNLLVSEKNPIRLKNRLYDEFESNYSYYSSLGVFDISFYTKDGALILNFQDINFKDSFTNSLLDSVTSSKKEQVAYKVVSNEGYLVFSKPIFDKNLKLIAIINIEFELDTLLNKLEANMQEFDFLKLFLSKLNKNNLDNIIKKESDLVKIEDRLKKNFDTTYILNEDGVKKTLTFMKIADLKFYDDTFYLVFFNKNDIKIEKIDNFYSYIFVISTIFLVILIIITIYLLQLKVNNSSIKNDLKDILNQIDRYILKIDFDLDGKITYVSKAFCKSSGYSEDEVLGKDIETLRHNDVSENFYKNLKKELKDVKNWQGEIKNRDKFGNTYWVKINIFPKYSSNNKLIGYSSIRSDITDKKQLEKMNKLLKDDLSNRLSELKLHDRDLKDESKLSLVSKILDSISHQWKQPISKISYEIKKVKNVEDLDQKSFEKLQDNVSDELQNLSFILNDAKKLFKPSKHSFSNLALVFDNLNMTLDSKLKNSKNCKLILDIENEAEVKIGFFELKSILKNIILFILEQIEIYSEEKCTIKIELIENDEEQILKISENINSIEKKEFLDEIISKLDSTYLDSKLYLAKLLIEKNGAIFICKNSINETSYYIKVKK from the coding sequence ATGAAAAAAATTAAGTATCTCATACTTTTTTTCTTGGCTTTTATCACATTTGTTTTTTTCTTTAACTATTTAAAGAATAGTGATTTTGAAAAGATAAATGAACAGACAAAATTAAGAGCACTTAAAGAGTTTAAAGTTGTAGAAAAAGAGTTGGCAGATACTGCTGAATTTATCTATTTTACAGAACTTATCAAAAGCAAAGAGTTACTTAATCTTTTGGTTTCAGAAAAAAATCCTATTAGATTAAAAAATAGATTATATGATGAGTTTGAATCAAATTACTCATATTATAGTAGTTTAGGAGTATTTGATATAAGCTTTTATACAAAGGATGGAGCTTTAATATTAAATTTTCAAGATATAAACTTCAAAGATAGTTTTACAAACTCATTACTTGATAGTGTAACAAGTAGTAAGAAAGAGCAAGTTGCATATAAAGTAGTTTCAAATGAGGGATATTTGGTTTTTTCAAAACCAATTTTTGATAAAAATTTAAAACTTATAGCAATTATAAATATAGAGTTTGAACTAGATACATTGTTAAATAAACTTGAAGCAAATATGCAAGAGTTTGATTTTTTAAAACTATTCCTTTCTAAGTTAAATAAAAACAATCTTGATAATATTATAAAAAAAGAATCAGATTTAGTAAAAATTGAAGATAGACTCAAAAAGAATTTTGATACAACATATATTTTAAATGAAGATGGAGTTAAAAAAACTCTTACTTTTATGAAAATAGCAGATTTGAAATTTTATGATGATACATTTTATCTAGTATTTTTTAATAAAAATGATATAAAAATAGAAAAAATTGATAATTTTTATAGCTATATATTTGTAATATCTACAATATTTCTTGTAATCTTAATAATAATAACTATATATTTACTTCAATTAAAAGTAAACAATAGTTCAATAAAAAATGATCTAAAAGATATATTAAATCAAATAGATAGATATATTTTAAAAATTGATTTTGATTTAGATGGAAAAATAACATATGTTTCAAAAGCTTTTTGTAAAAGTTCAGGATACTCTGAAGATGAAGTATTAGGAAAAGATATTGAAACATTAAGACATAATGATGTTTCAGAGAATTTTTATAAAAATTTAAAAAAAGAGCTAAAAGATGTTAAAAACTGGCAAGGTGAAATAAAAAATAGAGATAAATTTGGAAATACTTACTGGGTAAAAATCAATATTTTTCCTAAATATAGTTCAAATAATAAGCTTATTGGATATAGCTCTATAAGAAGTGATATTACAGATAAAAAACAGCTTGAAAAGATGAATAAGCTTTTAAAAGATGATTTATCAAATAGATTGAGTGAATTAAAACTTCATGATAGAGATTTAAAAGATGAATCAAAATTATCTTTAGTATCAAAAATTTTAGACTCTATCTCTCATCAGTGGAAACAACCAATTTCAAAAATATCTTATGAAATAAAAAAAGTAAAAAATGTAGAAGATTTGGATCAAAAATCATTTGAAAAACTTCAAGACAATGTTTCAGATGAGTTACAAAATTTATCATTTATATTAAATGATGCAAAAAAACTATTTAAACCTTCAAAGCATAGTTTTTCTAATCTTGCTTTAGTTTTTGACAATTTAAATATGACATTAGATTCAAAATTAAAAAATAGTAAAAACTGTAAATTGATTTTAGATATAGAAAATGAAGCAGAAGTAAAAATTGGTTTTTTTGAATTAAAATCTATTCTAAAAAATATAATTTTATTTATTTTAGAGCAGATAGAAATCTATTCAGAAGAAAAATGTACAATAAAAATTGAATTAATAGAGAATGATGAAGAGCAGATTCTAAAAATTTCTGAGAATATAAATAGTATAGAGAAAAAAGAGTTTTTAGATGAGATTATAAGTAAATTAGATAGTACATATTTAGACTCAAAACTATACTTAGCAAAACTATTAATTGAAAAAAATGGTGCAATATTTATATGTAAAAATTCTATAAATGAGACAAGCTACTATATAAAAGTTAAAAAGTAA
- a CDS encoding response regulator translates to MNKKYQIAIVDDETEILDLLNRFLSRNPNFSISSFSNPVTALEPINEGKYDLVMLDIMMPQMNGIDVLEKIKNKNDKQKVIMMTAYSTLDKVLKAHKVGATNYVMKPFSSLDSLEKKILEVLTER, encoded by the coding sequence ATGAATAAAAAATATCAAATTGCAATTGTTGATGATGAGACAGAAATTTTAGATCTTTTAAATAGATTTTTAAGTAGAAATCCAAATTTTTCAATATCATCTTTTTCAAATCCTGTTACAGCTTTAGAGCCTATTAATGAAGGAAAGTATGATTTAGTAATGCTTGATATTATGATGCCACAAATGAATGGTATTGATGTTTTGGAAAAAATAAAAAATAAAAATGATAAACAAAAAGTTATTATGATGACTGCTTATTCTACTCTTGATAAAGTATTGAAAGCACATAAAGTTGGAGCAACAAACTATGTAATGAAACCTTTTAGTTCTTTGGATTCATTAGAAAAAAAGATTTTAGAAGTTTTAACTGAAAGATAA
- a CDS encoding methyl-accepting chemotaxis protein: protein MFFGNKEKDEKIRGLETELRALKTQLLKKDEDFAYQMKEQERHFSDTLNKKDKEIELFKQIASFSHEEGKVVFDDKDKTFFANAVTKSNLDDFSPIIEAIKEGRDRLILAECEAEMFIKKHDRFTIVALRKTSIHDNKEGGLLARHSKNMTRSLSDTQKTYLELLDELQGMQKESRETAIGSTNGLDLTKDIVLDTENLYKEIAKENNVVDSLVSKSKDIAQVINLIQEIAFQTNILSLNAAVEAATAGEAGKGFAVVAQEVRNLASRSADAAKQIKEVVNSIQEETLRIKDSSDIVSKVVDETKTRIDTLNGLMHTFQKNSNRAVYEVESISNKIFINLAKLDHVIYKNNLYQLIFGNENGFKAVDHTQCRLGQWYNTGLGKQEFAFTASYRGLDNPHAVVHKEANILAKECAGGKISCSKELIEDKIKLVEDASENVFIYLDRILEEKNDAVMKDAAVKLFAKGS from the coding sequence ATGTTTTTTGGAAATAAAGAAAAAGATGAGAAGATTAGGGGACTAGAGACAGAATTAAGAGCTTTAAAAACACAACTTCTTAAAAAAGATGAAGATTTTGCTTATCAAATGAAAGAGCAAGAGAGACACTTTTCAGATACTTTAAATAAAAAAGATAAAGAGATAGAACTCTTTAAACAAATTGCATCTTTCTCGCATGAAGAGGGGAAAGTTGTATTTGATGACAAAGATAAAACATTTTTTGCAAATGCAGTTACAAAATCAAATTTAGATGATTTTTCACCAATTATTGAAGCTATAAAAGAGGGAAGAGATAGATTAATACTTGCAGAGTGTGAAGCTGAAATGTTTATTAAAAAACATGATAGATTTACAATTGTAGCACTAAGAAAAACATCTATTCATGATAATAAAGAGGGTGGACTTTTAGCAAGACATAGTAAAAATATGACAAGGTCATTAAGTGATACACAAAAAACATATTTAGAGCTTTTAGATGAACTTCAAGGAATGCAAAAAGAGTCAAGAGAGACTGCAATTGGTTCTACAAATGGATTAGACCTTACAAAAGATATTGTTTTAGATACTGAAAACTTATATAAAGAGATAGCAAAAGAGAATAATGTAGTAGATTCATTAGTTTCAAAAAGTAAAGATATTGCACAAGTTATTAATCTTATTCAAGAAATTGCATTCCAAACAAATATATTATCTTTAAATGCAGCTGTTGAAGCAGCGACTGCTGGAGAAGCTGGAAAAGGTTTTGCAGTTGTAGCACAAGAAGTAAGAAATCTTGCAAGTAGAAGTGCTGATGCTGCAAAACAGATTAAAGAAGTTGTAAATTCTATTCAAGAAGAGACATTAAGAATAAAAGATAGTTCAGATATTGTTTCTAAAGTTGTAGATGAAACAAAAACAAGAATTGATACTCTAAATGGGCTTATGCATACATTCCAAAAGAACTCAAATAGAGCTGTTTATGAAGTTGAAAGTATCTCAAATAAAATATTTATAAATCTTGCAAAACTAGATCACGTAATATATAAAAATAATTTATATCAACTAATTTTTGGAAATGAAAATGGATTTAAAGCAGTTGATCATACACAATGTAGATTAGGACAGTGGTATAACACAGGGCTTGGAAAACAAGAGTTTGCATTTACAGCTTCATATAGAGGCTTAGATAACCCACACGCAGTTGTGCATAAAGAGGCAAATATATTGGCAAAAGAGTGTGCAGGAGGGAAAATATCTTGTTCTAAAGAGTTAATAGAAGATAAAATAAAACTTGTAGAAGATGCAAGTGAAAATGTATTTATCTATTTAGATAGAATTTTAGAAGAGAAAAATGATGCTGTTATGAAAGATGCAGCTGTTAAGTTATTTGCTAAAGGGAGTTAA
- a CDS encoding NAD(P)/FAD-dependent oxidoreductase — protein MLDFAIIGAGASGLMFASTLDRNRFKNIALFDANSKIGQKIKISGGAKCNITNEFAKSDRYLGDKEFAKEILSKFSKDDLLKFLRRNNIEPKLREKLVKGAYFCESSQDVIEMFENILKDTKIYLNTKVLDIEYFEGYFKIFTNNVEFRAKKIVISSGGLSFATLNASDIAYKIAEKFGHKIITPTPALVGFTVQKEQFWFKDLSGISLDVNIKLENKNIEGSLLFAHKGCSGPAILNSSLYWKKGKFFIDFLAKQNLEKLLKTNKNISTAIPLPKRFLQEFLKSIELEDKACSKLSENEKNRLKILKNYEMSPAGNFGFTKAEVTKGGICTDEVNHQTFESKKHKNLFFIGECLNLTGELGGFNFQMVFAQAFICAIGQNNS, from the coding sequence ATTTTAGATTTTGCAATAATTGGTGCAGGAGCAAGTGGTTTGATGTTTGCTTCTACTTTAGATAGAAATAGATTTAAAAATATTGCACTTTTTGATGCAAATAGTAAAATAGGACAAAAAATCAAGATCTCTGGTGGAGCAAAGTGTAATATTACAAATGAGTTTGCAAAATCTGATAGATATTTAGGAGATAAAGAGTTTGCAAAAGAGATTTTAAGTAAATTCTCAAAAGATGATTTGCTAAAGTTTTTAAGAAGAAACAATATAGAACCAAAACTTAGAGAAAAACTTGTAAAAGGTGCCTACTTTTGTGAGAGTTCACAAGATGTTATTGAAATGTTTGAAAATATTTTAAAAGATACAAAAATTTATCTAAACACAAAGGTTTTAGATATTGAATATTTTGAAGGTTATTTTAAAATTTTTACAAATAATGTAGAATTTAGAGCAAAAAAAATTGTGATTTCAAGTGGTGGATTATCATTTGCTACATTAAATGCAAGTGATATTGCATATAAAATTGCAGAAAAATTTGGTCATAAAATTATTACTCCAACTCCAGCATTAGTTGGATTTACTGTTCAAAAAGAGCAGTTTTGGTTTAAAGATTTAAGTGGGATATCTTTAGATGTAAATATAAAACTAGAAAATAAAAATATTGAAGGAAGTCTGCTTTTTGCACATAAAGGTTGTAGTGGACCAGCTATTCTAAATAGTTCTTTATATTGGAAAAAAGGGAAGTTTTTTATAGATTTTTTAGCAAAACAGAATTTAGAAAAACTTTTAAAAACAAATAAAAATATTTCAACAGCTATTCCTTTGCCAAAAAGGTTTTTACAAGAGTTTTTAAAAAGTATTGAGCTTGAAGATAAAGCTTGTTCAAAACTAAGTGAAAATGAAAAAAATAGATTAAAAATATTAAAAAACTATGAGATGAGCCCAGCTGGTAATTTTGGATTTACTAAAGCAGAAGTTACAAAAGGAGGCATCTGTACAGATGAGGTAAATCATCAAACTTTTGAGAGTAAAAAACATAAAAACTTATTTTTTATTGGGGAGTGTTTGAATTTAACAGGAGAGCTTGGTGGATTCAATTTTCAAATGGTTTTTGCACAAGCCTTTATATGTGCAATAGGACAAAATAACTCTTAA
- a CDS encoding ArsS family sensor histidine kinase, with product MNKDSIIFSTSLNYIITIVLLIFSFLFLHTSDKVNRQEHAIDKYKTIVKFVHKQNGKINQEFKKLLNDMNYELLSIEESSRVFEKDRKPIFIRGKGRDSFRVYEIEGNNYLIFGRVHDGFIIKDNEYSKKDTNIYLSSVFILLFFVITFLYIKTLKKLSPLKKLKQNFAKLAEENYDIEFEESSKKDEISLLINEFKNTAKKLKDIKESRNVFIRNIMHELKTPITKGKIVQELPKSEKNDQILKMVFNKLESLINEFANIEELIATKKKINKKSYYLADLIDEAKDILMIEDDLVDCEFENIKLNVNFKLFSIALKNLIDNAVKYSKNSKVIIRTENEDILIINEAEALKDDFENYLEPFSKKSSNESFGLGLYIVYNILKANSYDVNYRHKDGKNIITLKRI from the coding sequence ATGAATAAAGATTCAATAATATTTTCAACAAGTTTAAACTATATTATTACAATAGTTTTATTGATATTTTCATTCCTATTTTTACATACAAGTGATAAAGTAAATAGACAAGAACATGCAATAGATAAATATAAAACTATTGTAAAGTTTGTTCATAAACAAAATGGAAAGATAAATCAAGAGTTTAAGAAGCTTTTAAATGATATGAACTATGAATTGTTATCAATTGAAGAGAGTTCAAGAGTATTTGAAAAAGATAGAAAACCAATTTTTATAAGAGGAAAAGGTAGAGATAGCTTTAGGGTTTATGAAATAGAGGGAAATAACTATTTGATTTTTGGAAGAGTACATGATGGATTTATAATAAAAGATAATGAATACTCAAAGAAAGATACAAATATATATTTATCATCTGTTTTTATATTATTGTTTTTTGTAATTACATTTTTATATATAAAGACACTCAAAAAGCTATCTCCACTTAAAAAACTAAAACAAAATTTTGCAAAATTAGCTGAAGAAAATTATGATATAGAGTTTGAAGAGAGCTCAAAAAAAGATGAGATCTCATTACTTATAAATGAGTTTAAAAATACAGCAAAAAAACTAAAAGATATAAAAGAGTCAAGAAATGTTTTTATACGAAATATTATGCATGAATTAAAAACTCCAATAACAAAAGGAAAAATAGTTCAAGAGCTTCCAAAAAGTGAAAAAAATGATCAAATTTTAAAGATGGTTTTTAATAAGCTTGAATCACTTATAAATGAGTTTGCAAATATTGAAGAGTTAATAGCAACAAAAAAGAAGATAAACAAGAAGAGTTATTATCTTGCTGACTTAATAGATGAAGCAAAAGATATTTTAATGATTGAAGATGATTTAGTTGATTGTGAGTTTGAGAATATAAAATTAAATGTAAATTTCAAGCTTTTCTCAATAGCACTTAAAAATCTAATAGATAATGCAGTAAAATACTCAAAAAATAGTAAAGTGATTATAAGAACAGAAAATGAAGATATTTTAATAATAAATGAAGCTGAAGCTTTAAAAGATGATTTTGAAAACTATTTAGAACCATTTTCAAAGAAATCTTCAAATGAATCTTTTGGTTTGGGTCTATATATTGTTTATAATATTTTAAAAGCAAATTCATATGATGTAAACTATCGACATAAAGATGGAAAAAATATAATTACTCTAAAAAGGATATAA